The Prionailurus viverrinus isolate Anna chromosome B4, UM_Priviv_1.0, whole genome shotgun sequence genome has a window encoding:
- the PHC1 gene encoding polyhomeotic-like protein 1 isoform X3, translating into METESEQNSNSTNGSSSSGGSSRPQIAQMSLYERQAVQALQALQRQPNAAQYFHQFMLQQQLSNAQLHSLAAVQQATIAASRQASSPNSTTQQQTTTTQASINLATTSAAQLISRSQSVSSPSATTLTQSVLLGNTTSPPLNQSQAQMYLRPQLGNLLQVNRTLGRNVPLASQLILMPNGAVAAVQQEVPSAQSPGVHADADQVQNLAVRNQQASAQGPQMQGSTQKAVPPGASPVSSLSQASSQALAVAQASSGASGQSLNLSQAGGGSGSSIPGSMGPGGGGQAPGGLAQTVTVSQGSQTEAESAAAKKAEADGAGQQNVGMNLTRTATPAPSQTLISSATYTQIQPHSLIQQQQQIHLQQKQVVIQQQIAIHHQQQFQHRQSQLLHTATHLQLAQQQQQQQQPPPPPPPPPPPPPPPPATTLTAPQPPQVPPTQQVPPSQSQQQAQTLVVQPMLQSSPLSLPPDPTPKPPIPIQSKPPGAPIKPPQLGAAKMAATQQPPPHIPVQVVGTRQPGTAQAQALGLAQLAAAVPTSRGMPSTAQPGQAHLASSPPSSQAPGAPQECPPALASGMTLAPVQGTAHVVKGGATTSSPVVAQVPAAFYMQSVHLPSKPQTLAVKRKAESEEERDDVSTLGSMLPAKASPAAESPKALEEKSSLGEKAEPVAGVNANTPSSELVALAPAPSAPPPTLAMVSRQMGDSKPPQAIVKPQILTHIIEGFVIQEGAEPFPVGCSQLLKESEKPLQTGLPTGLNENQSGGPLGGDSPSAELDKKANLLKCEYCGKYAPAEQFRGSKRFCSMTCAKRYNVSCSHQFRLKRKKMKEFQEANYARVRRRGPRRSSSDIARAKIQGKRHRGQEDSSRGSDNSSYDEALSPTSPGPLSVRTGHGERDLGTPNTVPPTPELHGINPVFLSSNPSRWSVEEVYEFIASLQGCQEIAEEFRSQEIDGQALLLLKEEHLMSAMNIKLGPALKICAKINVLKET; encoded by the exons ATGGAGACGGAGAGTGAGCAGAACTCTAACTCCACCAATGGGAGCTCCAGCTCTGGGGGCAGCTCTCGGCCCCAGATAGCTCAGATGTCGCTGTATGAACGGCAAGCAGTGCAG GCTCTGCAGGCACTGCAGCGTCAGCCCAACGCGGCTCAGTATTTCCACCAGTTCATGCTCCAGCAGCAGCTCAGCAATGCCCAGCTGCATAGCCTGGCCGCCGTCCAGCAG GCCACGATCGCTGCCAGTCGGCAGGCCAGCTCCCCAAACAGCACCACACAGCAGCAGACTACCACCACCCAGGCCTCA ATCAATCTGGCCACCACGTCGGCCGCCCAGCTCATCAGCCGATCGCAGAGTGTGAGCTCTCCCAGTGCTACCACTTTGACCCAATCTGTGCTACTGGGGAACaccacctccccacctctcaacCAGTCTCAGGCCCAGATGTATCTACGG CCACAGCTGGGAAACCTATTGCAGGTAAACCGGACCCTGGGCCGGAATGTGCCTCTAGCCTCCCAGCTCATCCTGATGCCTAACGGGGCGGTGGCTGCAGTCCAGCAGGAGGTGCCATCGGCTCAGTCTCCGGGAGTCCATGCAGATGCAGATCAG GTGCAGAATTTGGCAGTGAGGAACCAACAGGCCTCAGCCCAAGGACCCCAAATGCAAGGCTCTACTCAGAAGGCCGTTCCTCCTGGAGCCTCCCCTGTGTCTAGCCTCTCCCAGGCCTCTAGCCAGGCCCTAGCTGTGGCTCAGGCATCCTCTGGGGCTTCAGGCCAGTCCCTGAACCTCAGTCAAGCTGGTGGAGGCAGCGGAAGTAGCATCCCAGGGTCCATGGGTCCAGGTGGAGGTGGCCAGGCACCTGGGGGCTTGG CCCAGACAGTGACTGTGAGTCAGGGAAGCCAGACGGAAGCAGAAAGTGCAGCGGCCAAGAAGGCAGAAGCAGATGGGGCTGGTCAGCAGAACGTGGGCATGAACCTGACACGGACAGCTACACCTGCTCCCAGCCAGACCCTTATTAGCTCAG CCACCTACACGCAGATCCAGCCCCACTCCCTgatccagcagcagcagcagatcCACCTCCAGCAGAAACAGGTGGTGATCCAGCAGCAGATCGCCATCCACCACCAGCAGCAGTTCCAGCACCGCCAGTCCCAGCTCCTTCACACTGCCACGCACCTCCAGTtggcccagcagcagcagcaacagcagcagccgccgccgccgccgcccccgccgccgcccccgccgcccccgccgccggccACGACTCTCACTGCCCCTCAGCCGCCGCAGGTCCCGCCTACTCAGCAGGTCCCGCCTTCCCAGTCCCAGCAGCAAGCCCAGACCCTGGTGGTTCAGCCCATGCTTCAGTCTTCACCCTTGTCCCTCCCGCCCGACCCGACCCCCAAGCCGCCCATCCCCATCCAGTCCAAGCCGCCGGGAGCACCTATCAAGCCTCCTCAGTTAGGGGCTGCGAAGATGGCGGCCACCCAGCAACCACCACCCCATATCCCCGTGCAAGTCGTGGGCACCCGGCAGCCGGGGACAGCCCAGGCGCAGGCCCTGGGGTTGGCACAGCTGGCGGCCGCCGTACCTACTTCCCGGGGGATGCCCAGCACAGCGCAGCCTGGTCAGGCCCACTTGGCCTCCTCGCCACCTTCGTCCCAGGCTCCTGGTGCGCCGCAGGAGTGCCCTCCCGCCTTGGCCTCCGGGATGACCCTTGCTCCTGTGCAGGGGACGGCGCATGTGGTAAAGGGTGGGGCTACCACCTCCTCACCTGTCGTAGCCCAGGTACCTGCCGCCTTCTACATGCAGTCCGTGCACCTGCCG AGCAAACCCCAGACGTTGGCTGTCAAACGGAAGGCAGAatctgaggaggagagagacgATGTCTCCACATTGGGTTCAATGCTTCCTGCCAAGGCATCTccagcagcagagagcccaaaggcCCTGGAGGAGAAGAGCAGTCTTGGAG AGAAAGCTGAACCAGTGGCCGGTGTGAATGCTAATACTCCAAGCAGTGAACTAGTAGCCTTGGCTCCTGCCCCGTCAGCACCCCCTCCTACGCTAGCCATGGTGTCCAGACAGATGGGTGACTCAAAACCCCCACAGGCCATCGTGAAGCCCCAGATTCTCACCCACATCATTGAAGGCTTCGTTATCCAGGAAGGAGCAGAGCCTTTCCCG GTGGGTTGTTCTCAGTTACTGAAAGAGTCTGAGAAGCCGCTGCAGACCGGCCTCCCGACGGGGCTGAATGAGAATCAGTCAGGTGGCCCCTTGGGAGGGGACAGCCCATCGGCTG AGCTGGATAAGAAGGCGAATCTCCTGAAGTGTGAGTACTGCGGGAAGTATGCTCCCGCAGAGCAGTTTCGCGGCTCCAAGAGGTTCTGCTCCATGACTTGCGCTAAGAG GTATAACGTGAGCTGTAGTCACCAGTTCCggctgaagaggaaaaaaatgaaagagttcCAAGAAGCCAACTATGCTCGTGTTCGTCGGCGTGGACCCCGCCGTAGCTCCTCCGACATCGCCCGCGCCAAGATCCAGGGCAAGCGCCACCGG GGTCAAGAGGACTCTAGCAGGGGTTCGGATAATTCCAGTTACGATGAAGCACTCTCTCCGACATCTCCTGGGCCTTTATCTGTGAGAACTGGGCATGGAGAACGTGACCTGGGGACCCCCAATACGGTACCACCGACGCCAGAATTACATGGCATCAACCCTGTGTTCCTGTCCAGCAATCCGAGCCGCTGGAGCGTAGAAGAGGTGTATGAGTTCATCGCTTCTCTACAAG GCTGCCAAGAGATTGCAGAGGAGTTCCGTTCCCAGGAGATTGATGGACAGGCCCTTTTATTACTTAAAGAGGAACATCTCATGAGTGCCATGAACATCAAGTTGGGCCCTGCCCTCAAGATCTGCGCCAAGATAAACGTCCTCAAGGAGACCTAA
- the PHC1 gene encoding polyhomeotic-like protein 1 isoform X4, with product METESEQNSNSTNGSSSSGGSSRPQIAQMSLYERQAVQALQALQRQPNAAQYFHQFMLQQQLSNAQLHSLAAVQQATIAASRQASSPNSTTQQQTTTTQASINLATTSAAQLISRSQSVSSPSATTLTQSVLLGNTTSPPLNQSQAQMYLRVQNLAVRNQQASAQGPQMQGSTQKAVPPGASPVSSLSQASSQALAVAQASSGASGQSLNLSQAGGGSGSSIPGSMGPGGGGQAPGGLGQLPSSAMGGGGSCPRKGTGVVQPLPAAQTVTVSQGSQTEAESAAAKKAEADGAGQQNVGMNLTRTATPAPSQTLISSATYTQIQPHSLIQQQQQIHLQQKQVVIQQQIAIHHQQQFQHRQSQLLHTATHLQLAQQQQQQQQPPPPPPPPPPPPPPPPATTLTAPQPPQVPPTQQVPPSQSQQQAQTLVVQPMLQSSPLSLPPDPTPKPPIPIQSKPPGAPIKPPQLGAAKMAATQQPPPHIPVQVVGTRQPGTAQAQALGLAQLAAAVPTSRGMPSTAQPGQAHLASSPPSSQAPGAPQECPPALASGMTLAPVQGTAHVVKGGATTSSPVVAQVPAAFYMQSVHLPSKPQTLAVKRKAESEEERDDVSTLGSMLPAKASPAAESPKALEEKSSLGEKAEPVAGVNANTPSSELVALAPAPSAPPPTLAMVSRQMGDSKPPQAIVKPQILTHIIEGFVIQEGAEPFPVGCSQLLKESEKPLQTGLPTGLNENQSGGPLGGDSPSAELDKKANLLKCEYCGKYAPAEQFRGSKRFCSMTCAKRYNVSCSHQFRLKRKKMKEFQEANYARVRRRGPRRSSSDIARAKIQGKRHRGQEDSSRGSDNSSYDEALSPTSPGPLSVRTGHGERDLGTPNTVPPTPELHGINPVFLSSNPSRWSVEEVYEFIASLQGCQEIAEEFRSQEIDGQALLLLKEEHLMSAMNIKLGPALKICAKINVLKET from the exons ATGGAGACGGAGAGTGAGCAGAACTCTAACTCCACCAATGGGAGCTCCAGCTCTGGGGGCAGCTCTCGGCCCCAGATAGCTCAGATGTCGCTGTATGAACGGCAAGCAGTGCAG GCTCTGCAGGCACTGCAGCGTCAGCCCAACGCGGCTCAGTATTTCCACCAGTTCATGCTCCAGCAGCAGCTCAGCAATGCCCAGCTGCATAGCCTGGCCGCCGTCCAGCAG GCCACGATCGCTGCCAGTCGGCAGGCCAGCTCCCCAAACAGCACCACACAGCAGCAGACTACCACCACCCAGGCCTCA ATCAATCTGGCCACCACGTCGGCCGCCCAGCTCATCAGCCGATCGCAGAGTGTGAGCTCTCCCAGTGCTACCACTTTGACCCAATCTGTGCTACTGGGGAACaccacctccccacctctcaacCAGTCTCAGGCCCAGATGTATCTACGG GTGCAGAATTTGGCAGTGAGGAACCAACAGGCCTCAGCCCAAGGACCCCAAATGCAAGGCTCTACTCAGAAGGCCGTTCCTCCTGGAGCCTCCCCTGTGTCTAGCCTCTCCCAGGCCTCTAGCCAGGCCCTAGCTGTGGCTCAGGCATCCTCTGGGGCTTCAGGCCAGTCCCTGAACCTCAGTCAAGCTGGTGGAGGCAGCGGAAGTAGCATCCCAGGGTCCATGGGTCCAGGTGGAGGTGGCCAGGCACCTGGGGGCTTGGGTCAGTTGCCTTCCTCAGCAATGGGTGGTGGTGGGAGCTGTCCCAGGAAGGGCACAGGAGTGGTGCAGCCCTTGCCTGCAGCCCAGACAGTGACTGTGAGTCAGGGAAGCCAGACGGAAGCAGAAAGTGCAGCGGCCAAGAAGGCAGAAGCAGATGGGGCTGGTCAGCAGAACGTGGGCATGAACCTGACACGGACAGCTACACCTGCTCCCAGCCAGACCCTTATTAGCTCAG CCACCTACACGCAGATCCAGCCCCACTCCCTgatccagcagcagcagcagatcCACCTCCAGCAGAAACAGGTGGTGATCCAGCAGCAGATCGCCATCCACCACCAGCAGCAGTTCCAGCACCGCCAGTCCCAGCTCCTTCACACTGCCACGCACCTCCAGTtggcccagcagcagcagcaacagcagcagccgccgccgccgccgcccccgccgccgcccccgccgcccccgccgccggccACGACTCTCACTGCCCCTCAGCCGCCGCAGGTCCCGCCTACTCAGCAGGTCCCGCCTTCCCAGTCCCAGCAGCAAGCCCAGACCCTGGTGGTTCAGCCCATGCTTCAGTCTTCACCCTTGTCCCTCCCGCCCGACCCGACCCCCAAGCCGCCCATCCCCATCCAGTCCAAGCCGCCGGGAGCACCTATCAAGCCTCCTCAGTTAGGGGCTGCGAAGATGGCGGCCACCCAGCAACCACCACCCCATATCCCCGTGCAAGTCGTGGGCACCCGGCAGCCGGGGACAGCCCAGGCGCAGGCCCTGGGGTTGGCACAGCTGGCGGCCGCCGTACCTACTTCCCGGGGGATGCCCAGCACAGCGCAGCCTGGTCAGGCCCACTTGGCCTCCTCGCCACCTTCGTCCCAGGCTCCTGGTGCGCCGCAGGAGTGCCCTCCCGCCTTGGCCTCCGGGATGACCCTTGCTCCTGTGCAGGGGACGGCGCATGTGGTAAAGGGTGGGGCTACCACCTCCTCACCTGTCGTAGCCCAGGTACCTGCCGCCTTCTACATGCAGTCCGTGCACCTGCCG AGCAAACCCCAGACGTTGGCTGTCAAACGGAAGGCAGAatctgaggaggagagagacgATGTCTCCACATTGGGTTCAATGCTTCCTGCCAAGGCATCTccagcagcagagagcccaaaggcCCTGGAGGAGAAGAGCAGTCTTGGAG AGAAAGCTGAACCAGTGGCCGGTGTGAATGCTAATACTCCAAGCAGTGAACTAGTAGCCTTGGCTCCTGCCCCGTCAGCACCCCCTCCTACGCTAGCCATGGTGTCCAGACAGATGGGTGACTCAAAACCCCCACAGGCCATCGTGAAGCCCCAGATTCTCACCCACATCATTGAAGGCTTCGTTATCCAGGAAGGAGCAGAGCCTTTCCCG GTGGGTTGTTCTCAGTTACTGAAAGAGTCTGAGAAGCCGCTGCAGACCGGCCTCCCGACGGGGCTGAATGAGAATCAGTCAGGTGGCCCCTTGGGAGGGGACAGCCCATCGGCTG AGCTGGATAAGAAGGCGAATCTCCTGAAGTGTGAGTACTGCGGGAAGTATGCTCCCGCAGAGCAGTTTCGCGGCTCCAAGAGGTTCTGCTCCATGACTTGCGCTAAGAG GTATAACGTGAGCTGTAGTCACCAGTTCCggctgaagaggaaaaaaatgaaagagttcCAAGAAGCCAACTATGCTCGTGTTCGTCGGCGTGGACCCCGCCGTAGCTCCTCCGACATCGCCCGCGCCAAGATCCAGGGCAAGCGCCACCGG GGTCAAGAGGACTCTAGCAGGGGTTCGGATAATTCCAGTTACGATGAAGCACTCTCTCCGACATCTCCTGGGCCTTTATCTGTGAGAACTGGGCATGGAGAACGTGACCTGGGGACCCCCAATACGGTACCACCGACGCCAGAATTACATGGCATCAACCCTGTGTTCCTGTCCAGCAATCCGAGCCGCTGGAGCGTAGAAGAGGTGTATGAGTTCATCGCTTCTCTACAAG GCTGCCAAGAGATTGCAGAGGAGTTCCGTTCCCAGGAGATTGATGGACAGGCCCTTTTATTACTTAAAGAGGAACATCTCATGAGTGCCATGAACATCAAGTTGGGCCCTGCCCTCAAGATCTGCGCCAAGATAAACGTCCTCAAGGAGACCTAA
- the PHC1 gene encoding polyhomeotic-like protein 1 isoform X2, whose translation METESEQNSNSTNGSSSSGGSSRPQIAQMSLYERQAVQALQALQRQPNAAQYFHQFMLQQQLSNAQLHSLAAVQQATIAASRQASSPNSTTQQQTTTTQASINLATTSAAQLISRSQSVSSPSATTLTQSVLLGNTTSPPLNQSQAQMYLRVNRTLGRNVPLASQLILMPNGAVAAVQQEVPSAQSPGVHADADQVQNLAVRNQQASAQGPQMQGSTQKAVPPGASPVSSLSQASSQALAVAQASSGASGQSLNLSQAGGGSGSSIPGSMGPGGGGQAPGGLGQLPSSAMGGGGSCPRKGTGVVQPLPAAQTVTVSQGSQTEAESAAAKKAEADGAGQQNVGMNLTRTATPAPSQTLISSATYTQIQPHSLIQQQQQIHLQQKQVVIQQQIAIHHQQQFQHRQSQLLHTATHLQLAQQQQQQQQPPPPPPPPPPPPPPPPATTLTAPQPPQVPPTQQVPPSQSQQQAQTLVVQPMLQSSPLSLPPDPTPKPPIPIQSKPPGAPIKPPQLGAAKMAATQQPPPHIPVQVVGTRQPGTAQAQALGLAQLAAAVPTSRGMPSTAQPGQAHLASSPPSSQAPGAPQECPPALASGMTLAPVQGTAHVVKGGATTSSPVVAQVPAAFYMQSVHLPSKPQTLAVKRKAESEEERDDVSTLGSMLPAKASPAAESPKALEEKSSLGEKAEPVAGVNANTPSSELVALAPAPSAPPPTLAMVSRQMGDSKPPQAIVKPQILTHIIEGFVIQEGAEPFPVGCSQLLKESEKPLQTGLPTGLNENQSGGPLGGDSPSAELDKKANLLKCEYCGKYAPAEQFRGSKRFCSMTCAKRYNVSCSHQFRLKRKKMKEFQEANYARVRRRGPRRSSSDIARAKIQGKRHRGQEDSSRGSDNSSYDEALSPTSPGPLSVRTGHGERDLGTPNTVPPTPELHGINPVFLSSNPSRWSVEEVYEFIASLQGCQEIAEEFRSQEIDGQALLLLKEEHLMSAMNIKLGPALKICAKINVLKET comes from the exons ATGGAGACGGAGAGTGAGCAGAACTCTAACTCCACCAATGGGAGCTCCAGCTCTGGGGGCAGCTCTCGGCCCCAGATAGCTCAGATGTCGCTGTATGAACGGCAAGCAGTGCAG GCTCTGCAGGCACTGCAGCGTCAGCCCAACGCGGCTCAGTATTTCCACCAGTTCATGCTCCAGCAGCAGCTCAGCAATGCCCAGCTGCATAGCCTGGCCGCCGTCCAGCAG GCCACGATCGCTGCCAGTCGGCAGGCCAGCTCCCCAAACAGCACCACACAGCAGCAGACTACCACCACCCAGGCCTCA ATCAATCTGGCCACCACGTCGGCCGCCCAGCTCATCAGCCGATCGCAGAGTGTGAGCTCTCCCAGTGCTACCACTTTGACCCAATCTGTGCTACTGGGGAACaccacctccccacctctcaacCAGTCTCAGGCCCAGATGTATCTACGG GTAAACCGGACCCTGGGCCGGAATGTGCCTCTAGCCTCCCAGCTCATCCTGATGCCTAACGGGGCGGTGGCTGCAGTCCAGCAGGAGGTGCCATCGGCTCAGTCTCCGGGAGTCCATGCAGATGCAGATCAG GTGCAGAATTTGGCAGTGAGGAACCAACAGGCCTCAGCCCAAGGACCCCAAATGCAAGGCTCTACTCAGAAGGCCGTTCCTCCTGGAGCCTCCCCTGTGTCTAGCCTCTCCCAGGCCTCTAGCCAGGCCCTAGCTGTGGCTCAGGCATCCTCTGGGGCTTCAGGCCAGTCCCTGAACCTCAGTCAAGCTGGTGGAGGCAGCGGAAGTAGCATCCCAGGGTCCATGGGTCCAGGTGGAGGTGGCCAGGCACCTGGGGGCTTGGGTCAGTTGCCTTCCTCAGCAATGGGTGGTGGTGGGAGCTGTCCCAGGAAGGGCACAGGAGTGGTGCAGCCCTTGCCTGCAGCCCAGACAGTGACTGTGAGTCAGGGAAGCCAGACGGAAGCAGAAAGTGCAGCGGCCAAGAAGGCAGAAGCAGATGGGGCTGGTCAGCAGAACGTGGGCATGAACCTGACACGGACAGCTACACCTGCTCCCAGCCAGACCCTTATTAGCTCAG CCACCTACACGCAGATCCAGCCCCACTCCCTgatccagcagcagcagcagatcCACCTCCAGCAGAAACAGGTGGTGATCCAGCAGCAGATCGCCATCCACCACCAGCAGCAGTTCCAGCACCGCCAGTCCCAGCTCCTTCACACTGCCACGCACCTCCAGTtggcccagcagcagcagcaacagcagcagccgccgccgccgccgcccccgccgccgcccccgccgcccccgccgccggccACGACTCTCACTGCCCCTCAGCCGCCGCAGGTCCCGCCTACTCAGCAGGTCCCGCCTTCCCAGTCCCAGCAGCAAGCCCAGACCCTGGTGGTTCAGCCCATGCTTCAGTCTTCACCCTTGTCCCTCCCGCCCGACCCGACCCCCAAGCCGCCCATCCCCATCCAGTCCAAGCCGCCGGGAGCACCTATCAAGCCTCCTCAGTTAGGGGCTGCGAAGATGGCGGCCACCCAGCAACCACCACCCCATATCCCCGTGCAAGTCGTGGGCACCCGGCAGCCGGGGACAGCCCAGGCGCAGGCCCTGGGGTTGGCACAGCTGGCGGCCGCCGTACCTACTTCCCGGGGGATGCCCAGCACAGCGCAGCCTGGTCAGGCCCACTTGGCCTCCTCGCCACCTTCGTCCCAGGCTCCTGGTGCGCCGCAGGAGTGCCCTCCCGCCTTGGCCTCCGGGATGACCCTTGCTCCTGTGCAGGGGACGGCGCATGTGGTAAAGGGTGGGGCTACCACCTCCTCACCTGTCGTAGCCCAGGTACCTGCCGCCTTCTACATGCAGTCCGTGCACCTGCCG AGCAAACCCCAGACGTTGGCTGTCAAACGGAAGGCAGAatctgaggaggagagagacgATGTCTCCACATTGGGTTCAATGCTTCCTGCCAAGGCATCTccagcagcagagagcccaaaggcCCTGGAGGAGAAGAGCAGTCTTGGAG AGAAAGCTGAACCAGTGGCCGGTGTGAATGCTAATACTCCAAGCAGTGAACTAGTAGCCTTGGCTCCTGCCCCGTCAGCACCCCCTCCTACGCTAGCCATGGTGTCCAGACAGATGGGTGACTCAAAACCCCCACAGGCCATCGTGAAGCCCCAGATTCTCACCCACATCATTGAAGGCTTCGTTATCCAGGAAGGAGCAGAGCCTTTCCCG GTGGGTTGTTCTCAGTTACTGAAAGAGTCTGAGAAGCCGCTGCAGACCGGCCTCCCGACGGGGCTGAATGAGAATCAGTCAGGTGGCCCCTTGGGAGGGGACAGCCCATCGGCTG AGCTGGATAAGAAGGCGAATCTCCTGAAGTGTGAGTACTGCGGGAAGTATGCTCCCGCAGAGCAGTTTCGCGGCTCCAAGAGGTTCTGCTCCATGACTTGCGCTAAGAG GTATAACGTGAGCTGTAGTCACCAGTTCCggctgaagaggaaaaaaatgaaagagttcCAAGAAGCCAACTATGCTCGTGTTCGTCGGCGTGGACCCCGCCGTAGCTCCTCCGACATCGCCCGCGCCAAGATCCAGGGCAAGCGCCACCGG GGTCAAGAGGACTCTAGCAGGGGTTCGGATAATTCCAGTTACGATGAAGCACTCTCTCCGACATCTCCTGGGCCTTTATCTGTGAGAACTGGGCATGGAGAACGTGACCTGGGGACCCCCAATACGGTACCACCGACGCCAGAATTACATGGCATCAACCCTGTGTTCCTGTCCAGCAATCCGAGCCGCTGGAGCGTAGAAGAGGTGTATGAGTTCATCGCTTCTCTACAAG GCTGCCAAGAGATTGCAGAGGAGTTCCGTTCCCAGGAGATTGATGGACAGGCCCTTTTATTACTTAAAGAGGAACATCTCATGAGTGCCATGAACATCAAGTTGGGCCCTGCCCTCAAGATCTGCGCCAAGATAAACGTCCTCAAGGAGACCTAA